The genomic window CGTTTCCCAGTTCGATCCCTCTGGTGCAAAGGCCGCATACTGTTTATTATCATGGGTTGAAAAGCCAATGATATGTCCTTGCTGCGCCCAAATCTGAGGGTTTTGTGGAAAATCAATGACAGCATGTCCGCCTGTATATTCAGCGTAAATATAGGGAATGCCCACACCGTATGTAAAGGCTAGTGATGATTGATTTTTTTCTGCTAACGATCGAACATGCCAATCGCCATAGTCATCTACTTTTGCATCATTAAAGTTGCTTTCATTTGAGTGACCAATCGTAAAATCCGTGGAAATGGCTCCAACGATATGCCATGTTCCCGCACCACTGTTCTCATGAACAACGACATTATGTGGAGCATCGTAAAAGACGTTCAGTCCCTTTTCGTTTTGTCTGACACTAAATGGATGGGGGTAATGATTATTTGCATACGTATCAACCGCAAGTGAACTCCACCATCGGTTAGTCGGCATTGGTCCTTCTACACGATCCGTTCGATAGATTGTCTCGGGAGGCTCCTTTTGTTGATCCGCGTAACCTGGATCACCGATGTTATCGAAATCAATTGGTGGATACTGTAAAGAAAAGCTTCCTTTCCCTACTTCTTTAACCGCTTGATTGGCGAAACTTGATTGAAACGGAAAGAGTACAATAAGTGCTAAAACGAACCAGAACCATCTTTTTTTCATTTTATTCCCTCCAATTTGTTTTTTGTTTCATATCTACTTTCACATCTGCATAAAATGAGCATGTCCCCTTAATCACTTTCCCTACTCTACGCAGAAACGATTTCTGAATCCATCGAAAAACGTCGACCCTTTATTGGGAAATAAAAAAAGAACATGCATCAGAAATAATAACATTAGTGCTTACGATCAAGCAGTATGTGCTACGCTCTCTTACGCTACGACAACAAGCTACAAGAAATGGTTACAAAACACTTATTCTTTCACCAAAGAAGATTGGGAAACAAAAGCTTACTCATTTTATATGTTTTAGAAATTTGTCAAATGTGCTTTAAATACAAAAAAACTACTCATTCGTTGAGTAGTTTCTTTAATAAAAATTATTGATCAGCTAACCACATGGACAAATTATCCACTTCATCTTCCTCTAATTGGGATTGAGCCGGCATGCTTCCTCGCCCATTTACAATGATCTCTCTAATCTCGTTAGAAGATAAGTTGTTGTTAGCAAGAGCAGGACCCGTTCCACCTTCATTTAAACCAGCATGGCATTGAATACAGCTTTGTTGATACGTCTGTTCAGCTAACGCCTCATCGTACTCTCCAACTTCACTCGTTCCATCATCGGTTCCGTTTTCCGGTTCTGGTGCTTCCGCTTCATCACCATTTCCACCACACGCCGTTAAAAATAACGTTAGTCCAGCTAATACCATCCATTTTTTCATACACATTCTCCTTTTATGGTTACGGTTTCACCTTTTTAAAAACATGCTTATAAAATATAAGCTAGTACCATTATTGTTAACCGATTTATGGAGAAACTAACCTTCTTTTTTAGAGTTTGATGGTTTATTTTTCTTTCTCGACCATGAAGCGAAGATAAGCATCCTCAACTTCTGCATACGTTAATTCGTACAAATGGGTATCTTTATATTTATAAATACCTGCCTTCAGCAGTTTATCAATCATTTTTTCTTGTCTTTTCTTAATAAGCTCTTCTTCTGTCATTCATGCATCACCTGTTCTAAACAATTCTATCTCCATCATACCATATCTCTGTTTAAATTAAATTAATTTTACCCGATTAGTAGGATTAATAGATAAATAAAGTGACGTCATTTCCATCAACATCACTTATCCTAAATCTATGTAGATAAAAATATAAAAAGCATTATTTAGCATTGTCAGCCTCTTCGCCTACAACTGTAGAGTTTGATTCCTCAGGATCAACGTTATTAAAACCATTTATATCAATAAATTGCGCAATACTATTTTTATCTTTATCCGCAACAAGTAGGTTAAATTCGGAAATATTAATAAAAATAGCATCTATTTCTTCTTTTGATAGTTTCTTCTCTACAACAAATTGAGTTTGGAATGTTGTATGATAATTTTTGGGAGTTTCTGCAGGAACAAATTCACTCTTTGAACCATTCAATAGCTCATGCAAATCATTAGGGTATTCTAAAGAAAAGTACAGTTCTTGGTAACCATTAGTCAATAGATCGTATAGATCTGTATCTATTTCGTAGCCCATATTAAAAAATAGTTCCACTTCTTCATCAACATAGTCTACGTTAAATGAAGTAATGTTAAATTTTGGAGGTACTATTATATTTTCTAAAGAAATGGTTGGTTTTGTAGTCTCAGAATCTGTAACGTGATCTCCTTCGACTACACCTTCATTATTATGACAACTGATTAACAGAAATACAGTAACAAGTAATGGAATTGTCTTTAAAAGCATGTGCACACCCTCCATACATTTAAGTTACATTTACTGTTTAACTTTATCACTCCAGGTGAAAAAACGTAAACAATCTAACGTTCTTTACCCTCGTAGATTAATCCCCTCACGTGTCATCAACTTGTATAAATCGTCAACCTCTATAGAGAGGGACAACCTTTGTATACGTTTGAAAGTTGGCTTTTTCATCTTCGTCTTTAAAAAAAGTAAGAATCTCTAAATACGTTACCCTCGACAGTTTCTCTTCTAGAAGACTTGTCATTGCTTTATCGTTTACAGCTGCAAGTAACAGTATATTTCCATAAAACCATTCAAATGCTTTTGAGCGGAATCCCTTCTTTTCATTCCATTCGATATACTGGCAAGCACTTTCACTAAACCTGTATTTTTGCGCTATTAATTGCTGGATGACTTCTGATTGTTCCACGAAAAACGTACCCCTTTGTTCATGCTGGTATCCTTAGTATAAAGGAGCAGACACATCCATGTGAGTGGAGATTATAGGGAACAAAGGGAACGATTAACTATCTATAAAAAGCGGGAAATAAAAAGAAACCCGCTTTGAATTTAAGCGAATTTCTATCGTTACAGTACAGCTTAGCCTATGCATTCTTCTTTGTTTTTGCTGTTTTTTTCTTTGCAGGGGCTTTCTTCTTTTTTGTTTTATCAATGGATGCTTGAAGAGCAGACATAATATCGGTTACATTTGAAGTGTCTTTCGCTTTTTCGGTTGTTGTAACAACTTCCTCACCAGACTTTTTCTTTTCAATTAAGTCCATAAGGGCGTGCCGATACTCATCTTGATAGTTATCAGGATCAAACGATACTGTAAGTTGATCAATGAGCATTAAAGCTGCATCCAATTCTTTTTTTACGATCTTTTGCTCTTGAGGTACATTTGGAACATCTTCCATTTTCCTTACTTCATCAGGAAAATGGATGGTTTCCATCATCAACCCATTTTCATATACGCGCACAATAGCAAGCTGTTCTTTTGAACGAATGATTATTTTGGCAACTCCAATCTTACCCGACTGAACCAGCCCTTCACGTAATAACCCATAGGCTTTGTTTCCACCGGAATCAGGTGCTAAGAAATAGCTTTTTTCAAAATAAATCGGATCAATCTCTTCTAATTTAACGAAATCAATAATTTCTACCGCTTTGTCCTCTTGTTCTTTCTTGAGCTGTTCTAAATCCTCTGCATCAAGGACAACAAACTTATTTTTTGCATACTCATATGCCTTCACAATATCTTCGTTCTTCACTTCTTCATCGCAATCGGGACAAACTTTTTTATAGTTTATCGGGGTATGACATTTTTTATGAAGTTGTCTTAATTTAATGTCTTTGTTTTCCGTAGCGGTATGGAGCTTAACAGGAATCGTAACGAGGCCAAAACTAATGCTCCCTTTCCAAACTGTGTGCATGCAGTCACATCCTTTTTATCCTTAATATGCAGGAAAAGCTAATAATTTATGTGTCGAGGGAAAAACTAACTCGTGAGGTGAGATGATTGAAACCAATGTTAGCTACAAATGCATCTACTATTCCTAAAGGAGACCAATGGTCATATGAGGTAAAATACGATGGATTTCGTTGCTTGCTTCATTGGGACGAGGACGGACCAGCATTATACAGTCGGAATAAAAAAGAATTATCGAAAGCATTTCCAGAAATTATTCATGCATGCTTACAGATTGAAGAGAAAGTAAAAAAGCATCTTCCACTTATTTTAGATGCAGAGATTGTATCATTAGTGAACCCTTATCAAAGTAGCTTCTCTATTGTGCATCGACGCGCAAAACTTCGTACCAAAGAACAAGTTACGATCTATTCCCAACGCTTGCCTGTTTCCCTTATGATTTTTGATCTATTAATGGAAAAAGGCATTCCTTTAACAGACCTTCCGTTAAAGGATCGGAAACGAAAGTTGAATGTACTTCAAAGCCAGACACCAACGTTAGCCATTATTCAACCCTATAAAAACCCTAAAGAGATAGAGACGATTGTGAAGAAATACAATGGAGAAGGCATTATAGCGAAAAAAAATACAAGCACTTATGTGCCTAAACGATCCTCCCAGTGGGTCAAGATAAAGAACTATCGCTATGTTCATGTCATTTTAACAGAGTACGATAAACAAAATGGTTATTTTCAAGGCGGGGTGTATCAAGAAAATACATACGTTCCTATTGTTCAGTTTTCCCATGGTTTAAAGACTGAAGACCGAAAAGCGTTAGCCACTCTTTTTGAAAAAAACGGGGAACGTGTCGGCAAAGAACGGTGGTCTTTACCTCCTTCTATTTGCGTGAAAATTGGTTGCATTAGTTTTGATGGCGATCAACTTAGAGAACCGTTTTTTCAATCGTTTTTACTAGAAGAAAAGGTGGAGGATTGCACGTGGCAAAACCTTCTTTCTCAGCTACAGCCTTTGCCTGCCAACGTGGTGATTACGAGTGAGAATAAACCGATTTGGCCAGCTATACAATATACAAAAATGGATTATTTGCAGTACTTACATGCGGTTGCATCAACTATGCTCCCTTTTTTAACAAATCGGCTACTTACAACTATTCGTTATCCTCACGGTGCCGAAAGCGAAGCCTTTTATCAAAAAAATTGCCCAGATTATGCACCCGAATTTATCCTTACACATAACCGTGACGGCATAAACTATATTGTTTGTAATTCACTTGAATCGCTACTGTGGTTAGGGAATCAGCTCGCACTAGAGTATCATCTTCCTTTCCAGAAAAAAGATCAATCATGCCCCTCAGAAATTGTGTTCGACTTGGATCCGCCTAGTGTGGAACAATTTTCTCTTGCTGTAAAAGCAGCTCTAGCGTTAAAGGAAGTAATTTCATCCTTTGGCTTAATGGTTTACATCAAAACGTCGGGAAATAAAGGCTTGCAGCTATACCTGCCTTTACCAGAAGAAACCTTTACTTATCAAGAGACAAGGGTTTTCTGTCAGTTTATTAGTAGGTATGTGGTAGAACAGCATCCAGAACATTTTACACTTGAACGCTTGAAGAAAAATCGAGCAGGACGATTATACGTTGATTATTTGCAGCATGACGAAGGAAAAACCATCATTGCGCCTTATTCGCCTCGTGGACATAGCCGTGGTTTAGTTGCCACTCCTCTATATTGGGAAGAGGTAACAAATCAATTGAACCCCTCCCTTTTTACACTGACACATGTTGTAAGCCGTTTAAAATTAGAGGGAGACCCTTTTCGAACGTTTCGAGAAAATGTACATGAGCAAGGAAAGCGATTTTCAGATGTTCTTCTACATCTACAATCACTCCTTTCTAAAACGTAAACCTCTATAAAAAAGGAAGCCAACTCTACGTCGGCTTCCTTCCTTTTACTTATTCTTTGTTTGACCCTTTTTTGTTACCTTTTGCATATTTACCTTGTCTACCGTATTCTTTGTTCTCTTCTTTTGAACGTTCATCTCCTCGCTTACCCATAACGATCGCCTCCTTAGTGATTTACATACTGAGTACCCGTCAGCGATTGAGCTAAACATCCTATTTGAACGTTTTTCACAAAGCATAATTGGGCTAGCGCAGTATTTGGATTGCTTAGTTAGGAATGATTACGATTTACATTATAAAAAAATTTTACCAACTTGCTTTTTTCACACCAGGAATTTGACCTTTATGCGCTAGTTCGCGGAAAGCAATACGTGATAATTCAAAATCCCGGAGTACACCTCTTGGTCTTCCAGTCACGCGACAGCGTCTCGTTAACCGTGCTGGAGAAGAATCTCTTGGTAATTTTGCTAGCGCAATATAGTCTCCTTTTTCCTTTAATTCTTTCCGTTTCTGAGCATATTGTTCAACAAGTGCTTGACGTTTCATTTCCTTTGCAACTTTTGATTTCTTAGCCATTTCTTTTACACCTCTTTCTTATAAATCGTAATGATTACGAATTATAGCAGTGTTTTTCTTTTTTGACAACCCTAAAGAGCCAGATACAATGACCTGGCTTATCGTACTTATTTTTTTCGAAACCCTGACAAACCAAAGTTAATAAATTGATGAATTAGCCGCGCCATCTCTTGAGGCGATTCTTTCTTCCCATTCACTAGCCAACTTTCAATTGTATCGACTCCTCCGCTTACAACCAAAAGCGGTATGTATTCGGATAGATCATCACCTAATTGATGTTCTTCCATCCATTTTTTCATAATAAACTCTTGAATAATTCCTATCACTCGTTTTTTAAAGGACGTATCGCCGTTATCACTTAAAAGAATTTGGCATTGCTCACTCCGCTCTGCAACATATTCTAATATTTTGGTCGACATTTGCAAGACTTCATCCTGTTTTTTATAGTTATATTGATTGAGCGTGGCATACATATCATCAAAAAGCTCTTTTCCAATTTTATCGAGTAGATCATGGGCGTCAATATAGTGGCTATAAAATGTTGAACGGTTAATATTAGCCATTTCACATAATTCTTTTACGGTTACAGATGAAATCGGCTTCTCCTTAAGCAACTTCATTAAAGCCTCTTTTAATACCATTCTCGTAAACTGTTTTCTGCGGTCAATTTTTTCTGACAACGTATTCACAACCTTTTCACAAATTTATCCGACATTTTCTATTGATCTGTTGTTCTGCTAACACATTTTATCCAACTGTTTGTTGTATAGACAACACCGTGTAGATATAATGTTAAAAGAATTTACGATATTGTCAACATAGGGTGGGGGAAATGGATTGCTTGTTGAAAGAATTATAAAACATAAGAAATCTGTTGTGATGGTTTTTGCTGCGTTAACACTGTTAGCAATCATTGGACAATTTTTTGTTTCAACCAATTACAATATGGTTGATTATCTACCTGATGATGCTCCCTCTACGAATGCGCTAGAGGTAATGGAAAATGAATTTACAGCATCTATTCCAAACACGAATGTACTAGTAAAAGACGTCAGTATACAGGAAGCACTGTCGTATAAACATGAGTTAGAAAACATGAATGGAGTCGAGGAAGTTCTTTGGCTTGATGACCTTGTTGATTTACAAATTCCACTTGAGATGGTTGACAGGACGACGCTTGAATCGTATTACAAAGACGGTAATGCCTTGTTTTCTTTAACCATTACAACCGGAGAAGAAGTGGAAGCAACAGATGCTATCTACGAACTTATTGGTGAGGATAACGCGATTGCTGGTGAGGCTGTCAATAATGCCACGTCTCAAAACATGGCGGTATCAGAAACCATCTATGCAGCTGCATTACTTGTCCCGGTTATTATCATTATTTTAGTTCTGTCGACTAATTCTTGGGCAGAACCCCTCTTTTTTCTTACTGCCATCGGAGTTTCTGTTTTAATTAACCTAGGTTCCAACATCTTTCTTGGAGAAGTTTCGTTTGTTACACAATCTGTTGCACCGATTTTGCAGCTTGCCGTTTCCCTTGATTATGCCATCTTTTTGCTACATAGCTTTAATGATGAATTAGCCAAAGGGAAGAAGCCTGAACAAGCAATGGCCGCTGCTATGAGAAATTCATTTCCTGTTATTTTCGTAAGTGCGGTTACGACGTTCTTTGGCTTTATGGCTCTAATGTTCATGAACTTTGAGATTGGCGCAGACTTGGGCTTAAACTTAGTTAAAGGAATTGTCTTTAGCTTCATCTCTGTTGTTGTCTTCCTACCTGCTCTTACGTTGTTTTTATACAAATGGATTGAAAAGACGCGCCACAAATCTCTTGTGCCTAGTTTTAAAGGGGTTGGAGCGAAATTACTGAAATTACGTTATCCAGCGCTTATCCTTGTCTTTTTGTTAATTGTTCCAAGCTTTATTGCTCAAGGGAGTACCTCTTTTATTTATGGGCTAGGTGATTTACCTGACACAACTCGTGCAGGTGCAGATGCAGCATTGATTGAAGAGACATTTGGTGAATCAACACCACTTGTTGTTCTTGTGCCTAATGATGATATTGCAAAAGAAGCAGAATTGGTAAGTCAGCTTGAAGAGCTCGCTTATGTTGATTCTGTCATGTCTTATACGAACGTTGTCGGTACAGGGATCCCTGCTGAATTTCTGGATGATTCGATTATCAGTGAATTTCAATCAGAACAGTTCAGTCGAATTATGGTTTTTACAGATGCAGGCGTTGAGGGCGATATTCCGTTTAGCTTAGTTGAAGACGTACGTGCATTAAGTGAATCGTATTACGGAGATACTGCCTACACCCTTGGGGAAAGCGTGACACTTTATGATATGAAAGAGACTGTCACCGTTGATAATCAAGTTGTTAATACCATAACGGTGGTAACGATCGCCCTTGTGTTAATGATCACATTTAGGTCGATCTCCATTCCTATTATTCTGCTTGTTACGATCCAATCAGCTGTATGGATTAATTTAGCGATTCCCTATATGACAAATGATTCGCTCGTATTTGTTGGCTATTTAGTTGTTAGTACGGTGCAATTAGCCGCAACCATTGATTACGGTATTCTCCTTATGGAAACGTACAAACACCATCGTCAAAAAATGCCAGCATACCCTGCAATGAAAAAAGCCCTTGATGAGAAACTATTTTCCATCATTATCTCAGCAGCGATTCTTTCAAGTGTTGGTCTTATTCTATGGATTACATCTACGAATCCAACGGTTTCTTCTATTGGATTATTGTTAGGTCGAGGTGCCATTTTAGCCTTTATCCTTGTTGTTGTCCTGTTACCGGCACTATTGCTTGTTGGTGATAAACTCGTGAAAAAGACGACGTATCGATCAAATTTCTATGAACAAGAGGAGGAGACGGAACGATGAGAAAAAGATGGACGATTGCCACTGCTGTATGTGTTCTTGTGTTTACATCCCATTCTTACGTTTCAGCAAATACAGAAGCAGAAACAGGGACGATTGAAAGCAAAGATGAAGTTGTCTATGCGAATCTATTTGCTAATGGTGGGATCCAGGAACTCTACATCGTCAATGCGCTAACAGTTACTGAAGAGGGGCTGATTTCTGATTATGGCCAGTACGATACCATCACGAATTTGACGGATTTGTCAGCAATTGAACAAAAGGATGAAGAAATTACATTAAACGCGCCTGTCGGGACCTTTCACTACCAAGGCAATATTCAAAAGGATCCCCAGCTACCCTGGGATATAGAGATTCGCTATCTATTGGATGGCGACCAACTAGACGCTGAGGACATCGTTGGGGAAAGCGGAACATTTGAGCTTGAAATAGACATTTCGCAAAACGATACGATGGATGAAGCATTTTTTGACCATTACCTCCTACAGGTATCGGTTCCACTCAATAGCGATCTTTTTACAGCGATTGATGCACCAGACGCAACTATTGCCAATGCAGGTAAGAATAAGCAGCTTGCGTTCACCGTAATGCCAGAAGAAGGAGCCGAACTCCGTCTTTCTGCTGAAGCATCTGCTATTGAACTTGAAAGTATTGAGATTTCAGCATTACCTTCTTCATTTGCCATTGATATGCCGGATACGGAAGAGCTAACAGGTGAATTTGATTCCTTAACTGGAGCGATTGGTGAGCTTGCTAACGGTGTCGGTGGCCTTAAAAACGGCATTCAAGAATTATCCTCCGGTTTAACGGAGCTGGGAAAAGGTTCTGCACAGTTTCAAACTGGTCTTACCGACCTGTCTTCAAGTGGGAGTGACCTCGTTACGGCTTCCAGTCAGCTACAAGCTGGTTTAAATGAAGTGAATACCGCATTAAACGGAGCAGAAGATGACCTTAGCTTTGATATGGGTACAGAATTAACAAGCGGCCTAGATGAACTTGTTGCAGGCTTACGCGAGCTGGCAGGAGGGCTAGATACACTCGGTGCCCATCATCAACAAGGCTATCAGGCACTTGAAGAAGCCATGAATCAACTTCCAGCAGCTACACTATCAGAAGAAGCAATCGGCAAGCTATATGAAACAACAGAAGATCGTGAAACCCTTGATGTTTTAGTGGATTCTTACACTGCTGCGCAAACGGTTAAAGGTACGTTTGATGCAGTTAAAGAAGCGTTTACCTCTGTCCAACCGGCGTTACAAGAAATGAGTACTTCCGTCACAGACATGGCTGATGGGTTACATACAATGTCCCAATCCTTGTCTGCAGTCGCCGACTCGTTTGATGCAGATGCTGGCTTAGGTGAATTGACGAACGGCATTTCCCAGCTCGCCAGTCAATATAGCCAGTTTCATGAAGGTCTCGCTTCTTATACTGGCGGCGTATCTAAAGTAGCAAATGAATACAACCAAATCCATCAAGGGATTCAAGAGTCTGCTACTGGTTCAGCACAGTTAGTAGATGGCGGCGCGTCCCTACAGGCAGGAATGAATGAACTGCATGATGCTACTGCAGAAATACCGGAACAGATGCAGCAAGAAATCGATGACATGATCGCCCAATATGACAAATCAGATTTTGAACCTCGATCGTTTGTTCACGAGAACAACGACGACCAAGTCGAGAATGTCCAATTTGTTATTCACACCGAGCCTTTAACAAAAGAGGAACCCTCTCCTGAAGTGGAGGAGGAAGAAGAGCCTAACATCTGGCAACGTTTTTTAAACCTTTTCCGCTTTTAAAAGGTACACAAAAAGAATCCTTACACCTTGAACAGTGTAAGGATTGTTTTTATTTAAGCTAAATGTTCCTGAGAAGGTACGTACGACTCTTCAAGCTGTAAATCTCGTGCAGTCGATGCCTGAATTTCTTTAAATAAACTTGGATGGCTCATTAATAATTTTCCATAAGAAGGAACCATCTCTTTGATTTTCGCCTTCCATCCATCTATTTCTGATGGAAAACATTTTTCTAAGATTTCAAGCATCACATGGACTGCTGTCGATGCACCTGGTGAAGCACCAAGTAATGCGGCAACGGAACCATCATCTGCCGTGACCACTTCTGTTCCAAACTGAAGGGTTCCTCTTCCGCCTGCTTCCGTATCTTTTATAACCTGCACACGCTGACCAGCAACGATGATCTCCCAGTCTTCACTTTTCGCATTCGGAATAAATTCCTTTAATTCTTCCATTCGCTTCTCATTTGATAACATGACTTGTTGAATTAAATAGCGGGTTAACCCTAATTCTTTAAACCCTGCTCCCAGCATGGTAAAGAGATTATTAGGCTTAACAGAACCAATCAAATCAAAGTATGATCCGGTCTTAAGAAATTTAGGAGAAAATCCAGCAAACGGACCAAATAATAACGATTTCTTATTATCAATATACCGTGTATCTAAATGCGGAACCGACATTGGTGGAGCTCCTACTTTTGCTTTTCCATATACTTTCGCATGATGCTGCTCTACGATTTCAGGGTTGTTACAGACGAGAAATAATCCGCTTACAGGAAATCCACCAATTCGACGTGATTCAGGTATTCCTGTCTTCTGTAATAACGGCAAACTACCTCCACCAGCACCAATAAAGACGAACTTAGCTGAATGATTTTCCGTTTCTCCAGTATTGATATTTTGAACTTTCACTTTCCAAGAGCCATCGCCTGCTTTCTTCAAATCTTTTACACTATGCTCATAATGAACAGCGACGTTCTCATTTTCTAAATGGGTAAATAACTTACGTGTTAGCGAGCCAAAATTCACATCTGTACCTGTGTCGATTTTTGTTGCGGCAATAGGTCCATCCGTTTCTTCACGGCCTTCCATTACAAGAGGCATCCATTCTTTTAACACTTCAGGGTCATCACTAAACGCCATTCCTTCGAAAAGAGGGTTGTCTGATAACGCTTCCATACGTTTTTTTAAAAATAAGCCATTCTTTTCACCTTGAACCATACTAATATGTGGAATGGGCATAATAAACTCTTTAGGATTTTCAATTAGCTTTTTTCTTACAAGATAAGACCAAAATTGTCGTGAGAGTTGAAAATGCTCGTTCACCTTTACAGCCTTGCTTATATCAAGTGATCCGTCCGGCTTTTCCGACGTATAGTTTAATTCGCACAGTGCTGCATGACCTGTACCAGCGTTATTCCATTCATTCGAGCTTTCTTCCCCTGCACTTTTTAACTTTTCGAAAACCGTTACTTTCCAGTCTGGTGCTAACTCTTTTAATAACGTACCTAGCGTCGCGCTCATCACTCCAGCGCCAATTAAAATAACGTCTGACTTAGTTTCTCTATAGCTCATTTCGCTCATCCTTATGTCCATTAGTCATTAGAAAAACCTCTATTATCTAATAATAAACTATTTCTGACAGATAAAAAAGGTGTGAACTACCCAAAGATTGTTTTTTCTCAGAAAAACCCGAAATAACGGCGATTTTCTCTGTTTTCTTAGTATTCCACATCTTATTTGAATATACACATCATAGTGCTTTTCACTACCATTTGGCAAGTGAAAGTTAAACACTGCCTTTTTTCTGTAAAGGTCCTACAATGATGCTTCCCTTCTAGTTTATGTCTCTTTGCTTATCCATATTAAAGTGAATTATGAGAATAACCCTTTGACGACTTTGAAGAAAAACCCATATAATGAAATCATTCCAAATTTGTACACGAAGGGTTGAATCAATGAAGAAATTACTTTTTTCTTTTTCTGCCGGGTTGCTTACTTCTATTACTGTTTTTTCTCTAATCCGCTATTTTTTCTAAAGTCGATTAAAGAGAATAGGAAGCTGCGAATGAATACTGGTTGTCTTGTTTTAACGTACTAAGAGAAAAAAGACCCAGACTTTCGTAACTGAATAAACGTTGATAAAAAAACTTGTACTTTTTTTCTGTACAAGTTTTTTTATATGTGGTTTTATTTTGTGCCGTTTGTACATACGTATAACGTAGGACAGGGAGGTGAGGCATTGTCAGTGGTTGACGGTCTTTTCTTTTTTTTGACGGTAATGTGGGTGTCTGAATTTCTTTTTTTTCGAGGAAAATCAAAGCAAGAGCCTGGTGATTTGAAGGAAAACAAAAGCTTTCATTCGATCTTGGCGTGCACGGTTCTTAGTATTACGAGCTGTGTTCTTTTACATCAAATCGGTTGGACCCTGTTCGATCTTTCGATTCTTTCAAGCTTAGGCGTCGTTCTATATAGCCTTGGTATCGGCTTGCGGTATTGGTCCATGTTTGTCTTAAGGGATCACTTTTCAAGACATGTTCATGTAACAGCAACAATGGAATTAGTTAGCCATGGTCCTTACCGTCTTATGCGCCATCCGCTATACACAGGCTTATTTCTTTGCGTTCTAGGCATCTCCATTTATCTTGGGACTATCATTGGGATCCTCCTTTCCGTTGTCATTATGGCACATGTACTCAAGAAACGAATGGTAATAGAAGAAAAAATGCTTACAGCAACACTGCCCAAACAGTATGAGGAATGGAAACAAAAACGCTGGATTTTGCTTCCTTG from Shouchella hunanensis includes these protein-coding regions:
- the rpsN gene encoding 30S ribosomal protein S14 — its product is MAKKSKVAKEMKRQALVEQYAQKRKELKEKGDYIALAKLPRDSSPARLTRRCRVTGRPRGVLRDFELSRIAFRELAHKGQIPGVKKASW
- a CDS encoding Fur-regulated basic protein FbpA; the encoded protein is MTEEELIKKRQEKMIDKLLKAGIYKYKDTHLYELTYAEVEDAYLRFMVEKEK
- a CDS encoding TetR/AcrR family transcriptional regulator — protein: MSEKIDRRKQFTRMVLKEALMKLLKEKPISSVTVKELCEMANINRSTFYSHYIDAHDLLDKIGKELFDDMYATLNQYNYKKQDEVLQMSTKILEYVAERSEQCQILLSDNGDTSFKKRVIGIIQEFIMKKWMEEHQLGDDLSEYIPLLVVSGGVDTIESWLVNGKKESPQEMARLIHQFINFGLSGFRKK
- a CDS encoding DNA ligase D, which translates into the protein MLATNASTIPKGDQWSYEVKYDGFRCLLHWDEDGPALYSRNKKELSKAFPEIIHACLQIEEKVKKHLPLILDAEIVSLVNPYQSSFSIVHRRAKLRTKEQVTIYSQRLPVSLMIFDLLMEKGIPLTDLPLKDRKRKLNVLQSQTPTLAIIQPYKNPKEIETIVKKYNGEGIIAKKNTSTYVPKRSSQWVKIKNYRYVHVILTEYDKQNGYFQGGVYQENTYVPIVQFSHGLKTEDRKALATLFEKNGERVGKERWSLPPSICVKIGCISFDGDQLREPFFQSFLLEEKVEDCTWQNLLSQLQPLPANVVITSENKPIWPAIQYTKMDYLQYLHAVASTMLPFLTNRLLTTIRYPHGAESEAFYQKNCPDYAPEFILTHNRDGINYIVCNSLESLLWLGNQLALEYHLPFQKKDQSCPSEIVFDLDPPSVEQFSLAVKAALALKEVISSFGLMVYIKTSGNKGLQLYLPLPEETFTYQETRVFCQFISRYVVEQHPEHFTLERLKKNRAGRLYVDYLQHDEGKTIIAPYSPRGHSRGLVATPLYWEEVTNQLNPSLFTLTHVVSRLKLEGDPFRTFRENVHEQGKRFSDVLLHLQSLLSKT
- a CDS encoding c-type cytochrome, whose protein sequence is MKKWMVLAGLTLFLTACGGNGDEAEAPEPENGTDDGTSEVGEYDEALAEQTYQQSCIQCHAGLNEGGTGPALANNNLSSNEIREIIVNGRGSMPAQSQLEEDEVDNLSMWLADQ
- a CDS encoding Ku protein yields the protein MHTVWKGSISFGLVTIPVKLHTATENKDIKLRQLHKKCHTPINYKKVCPDCDEEVKNEDIVKAYEYAKNKFVVLDAEDLEQLKKEQEDKAVEIIDFVKLEEIDPIYFEKSYFLAPDSGGNKAYGLLREGLVQSGKIGVAKIIIRSKEQLAIVRVYENGLMMETIHFPDEVRKMEDVPNVPQEQKIVKKELDAALMLIDQLTVSFDPDNYQDEYRHALMDLIEKKKSGEEVVTTTEKAKDTSNVTDIMSALQASIDKTKKKKAPAKKKTAKTKKNA